The Triticum aestivum cultivar Chinese Spring chromosome 7B, IWGSC CS RefSeq v2.1, whole genome shotgun sequence genome window below encodes:
- the LOC123160764 gene encoding cortical cell-delineating protein-like, whose translation MAPSKLALFLALNLVLLVAAQGCGPYCPPVVPTPPILPPPVPSIGGGSCSINTLKLGVCANVLNLLKLKIGVPANEECCPLLGGLADLDAAVCLCTAIRANILGIKLNVPIDLTLLLNQCGKKCPSDFTCPI comes from the coding sequence ATGGCGCCCTCCAAGCTCGCCCTCTTCCTCGCCCTGAACCTGGTCCTCCTTGTGGCCGCCCAGGGCTGCGGACCCTACTGCCCACCAGTCGTCCCTACCCCGCCCATCCTCCCACCGCCCGTGCCGTCGATCGGCGGGGGCAGCTGCTCGATCAACACGCTGAAGCTGGGCGTGTGCGCCAACGTGCTGAACCTGCTGAAGCTCAAGATCGGCGTGCCAGCGAACGAGGAGTGCTGCCCGCTTCTGGGCGGGCTCGCCGACCTCGACGCTGCCGTGTGCCTCTGCACCGCCATCAGGGCCAACATTCTCGGCATCAAGCTCAACGTGCCCATCGACCTGACCCTCCTCCTCAACCAGTGCGGCAAGAAGTGCCCCTCCGACTTCACCTGCCCCATCTGA